Proteins found in one Lycium ferocissimum isolate CSIRO_LF1 chromosome 6, AGI_CSIRO_Lferr_CH_V1, whole genome shotgun sequence genomic segment:
- the LOC132060167 gene encoding uncharacterized protein LOC132060167 isoform X1, translated as MEDQRELVINNRMKNPSDERERRGDNNNNNNNSSGSKEEGELSASDNDDQNVCSTDHLTSSDAAPLEQQVHIDTVNENSPNTQAEKCTSSKMSCSIDVPSRTPQESAHLKSSKKNQGNFVPFLISFSDDSGSDCENSGQKKISVSKNKTLAAGKCFKPPAPAPRRPQKLQKITRNEAKLMPNKGAVSHKVSSLVTKTNGGTYGNARPLHSMRNFNNLNKVATLDHGKRETVHLNSSKLHDLRQLIAIRENQLNLEKLQNTKKSTSASSRDRNLVNKRNFMVRASRETTCDNLQELKEPDKKRQKIVSPNPSWGISNSQEIMSMVIESEKCALKDSDQLKRADHSSHGGKYPSCSVLPGQLKQKEYQGSSSSTNPSLTLQDGINAVTNHNQSSSNSSKEIASKAANNLDKAKRASELCSQFNQPLLQKKVGSGLAGVNVTEKSDSNPVRSNENTQKPAPGGNIIAASTHGAGSNAGANVESLNFPSFWNFCDKLNINGSSSIDLQSLLNLEELQDKELEEAQEYRRKCEIEERNALKSYRKAQRALLEANARCLHLYSRREQYSAQLRDLMMGNPNLLLSSASPDKTGIGLDTLPAISDVNLHLIPNSSCAVQPMVDFNNQHRSNLVVHPNNVALENVPSVQEHYALASDPCSEPDCITFKPHKEDNDINDMCSPSEDVNMSQNEDEGTFLFEDKSAENHLDYRGKEKSRVDMDKNATNASEGQSAMDSSQDSLLLEASLRSQLFERLRMKTLCQKASPQESLEAVAEGRAENNELVGRVVIDDRLCSDSERENEPQQGSDLQGRDMMSTMFKMPAEVDHQCNNEKLGSNFASPSSYICLDSCITRGDDKSQFASWVTFSYPILKSAILEFKVSDSMNLLKLQIRNSIVQISHDQGEDNSGSSTIPSISSSVSVEAASMDLIGSKSGSYSCDFAIDPLWPLCIFELRGKCNNPECSSQHVRDYSSGSRMDMTLDKDDKVGLPTQGQISSAKRTLTKSLDCLSLAPPTYLVGLDVLKADLQSCKSILSHEYSQLWVKCFSLSVVLSSHLPTDLPFDEPLFHGANARVEVQGCWNKRSLYFQSRIGSLGPCKELSADYDQIVEMALLNLSQEANKMKGRLQALKLLARALEANPMSAVVWIVYLLLYYSSQKSIGKDDMFKIAVEHAEGSYELWLLFINSRTQLDERLAAYDAALVALCRHASASDRKALFASDGILDIFLQMMNCLCMSGNIATAIDKINELYPTEEKSDSPLRPSLPDIITCLTISDKCIFWVCCVYMVVYRRLPITVLQRFEYQKELSSIDWPSADLTFDEKQRGVSLMELAVDSLALYIDRESLEDEANLRAAHLFSVNHVRCVAVLKGLECSRSLLENYVTLYPSCLELVLMLARAEHDFVDGTFEGFEDAIDNWFEEVPGVQCIWNQYVQCALQDKKRDFVEGLMTRWLQYSWKHKYSQNSCLDTVDSDNSQSLPQTASVSDIAVLFSNSSQNDIVFGMLNCSIYRLLQNDYTEAQLAIDKALEAASAENYSHCVRERLLFLTADSLHKDGQALRLLSGYLANKRASIMSEPLSRQFIQRINKPRVRQLVSKLLCPVSLEPSVVNTVLEAWYGPSLLPEKKDELTNFVDTVESLMEILPSNYHLAICVCKQLTRTSSADIASDGVSFWGSALLISALFQAVPVAPEYAWVEAADILHDLTGCRSLSISFLKRALSIHPFSIMLWKSYLSLSEAEGNSESVKEAAIAKGIKLR; from the exons GATCAAAATGTTTGTTCCACTGATCATCTTACGAGCAGTGATGCTGCTCCACTGGAGCAGCAGGTTCACATTGACACAGTGAATGAGAATTCTCCGAATACCCAGGCAG AAAAATGTACGTCCAGCAAAATGAGTTGCTCGATTGATGTGCCTTCTAGAACTCCTCAAGAATCAGCTCATCTGAAGAGTTCTAAAAAGAATCAGGGGAATTTTGTACCATTTTTGATAAGCTTCTCAGATGACAGTGGCAGTGACTGTGAAAATTCTGGACAGAAGAAGATTTCAGTAAGTAAAAACAAAACATTGGCTGCGGGTAAATGTTTTAAACCACCAGCACCTGCTCCTCGAAGACCTCAGAAATTGCAAAAGATTACTAGAAATGAGGCAAAGTTGATGCCAAACAAAGGGGCTGTAAGTCACAAAGTTTCTTCTTTAGTGACCAAAACTAATGGAGGCACTTATGGAAATGCTAGGCCCTTGCATAGTATGAGAAACTTTAACAACTTAAATAAGGTAGCGACCCTTGACCACGGGAAAAGAGAAACTGTACATCTGAATTCTAGTAAACTGCATGATTTGCGCCAATTGATCGCAATTCGCGAGAATCAATTGAATCTTGAGAAGTTACAGAATACCAAAAAGTCAACTTCAGCTTCATCTAGGGATAGAAATCTCGTCAATAAAAGGAATTTCATGGTGAGGGCATCCAGAGAAACTACTTGTGATAATTTGCAAGAACTAAAAGAACCAGATAAGAAACGCCAAAAAATTGTTTCACCAAATCCAAGTTGGGGTATCTCAAACTCCCAAGAAATTATGTCTATGGTCATAGAATCAGAGAAGTGTGCATTAAAGGATTCCGATCAACTAAAACGAGCTGATCACAGCAGTCATGGGGGAAAATACCCATCTTGCTCAGTCCTTCCTGGACAGTTGAAACAAAAAGAGTATCAGGGCTCTTCTTCGTCAACAAATCCATCTCTCACTCTGCAAGATG GTATAAATGCCGTAACGAATCACAATCAGAGTTCCAGCAATTCGTCAAAAGAAATTGCAAGTAAAGCTGCCAATAACTTG GACAAGGCAAAGCGTGCCTCTGAGCTTTGTAGTCAGTTCAATCAGCCTCTTTTGCAGAAGAAAGTGGGTTCTGGGCTTGCTGGTGTTAATGTAACTGAAAAAAGTGACAGCAATCCAGTCAGATCTAATGAAAACACACAGAAGCCCGCTCCAGGTGGTAACATTATTGCAGCCTCTACCCATGGTGCAGGCAGCAATGCTGGGGCCAATGTT GAATCTCTGAACTTCCCGAGCTTTTGGAACTTCTGTGACAAGCTAAATATTAATGGAAGTAGCAGCATAGACTTACAATCATTGTTGAATTTAGAAGAACTTCAAGATAAGGAACTGGAAGAAGCACAGGAATATCGCCGCAAGTGCGagattgaagaaagaaatgctcTGAAATCTTACCGAAAGGCTCAAAGGGCCTTGCTTGAAGCTAATGCTAGATGCTTACACCTATACAGTAGAAGAGAACAATATTCAGCCCAGCTTCGAGATCTTATGATGGGAAATCCAAATCTGTTACTGTCTTCTGCGTCTCCTGACAAAACTGGAATTGGGTTGGACACCTTACCTGCAATTTCTGATGTTAATTTGCATTTAATTCCCAATTCAAGTTGTGCAGTGCAgcctatggttgactttaacaATCAACATAGATCCAATTTAGTTGTCCATCCAAATAATGTCGCTCTTGAAAATGTCCCCAGTGTTCAAGAGCATTACGCTTTGGCATCTGATCCCTGTAGTGAGCCTGATTGTATCACATTCAAGCCTCATAAGGAAGACAATGATATAAATGACATGTGTTCCCCTTCTGAGGATGTCAATATGTCTCAAAATGAGGATGAAGGGACATTTCTGTTTGAAGATAAATCTGCAGAAAACCATTTGGACTATCGAGGAAAGGAAAAATCCAGAGTTGACATGGACAAGAATGCGACCAATGCATCAGAGGGGCAATCAGCAATGGATAGTTCTCAGGATTCTTTACTCCTTGAAGCATCTTTGCGCTCTCAGCTATTTGAAAGACTAAGGATGAAAACTTTGTGCCAGAAGGCGAGCCCACAAGAGAGCCTGGAAGCTGTAGCTGAAGGAAGAGCAGAAAATAATGAGCTTGTGGGAAGGGTGGTAATAGACGATAGATTATGCTCCGATTCAGAGCGAGAGAATGAGCCACAGCAAGGTTCTGACTTGCAAG GTCGTGACATGATGAGTACGATGTTTAAGATGCCCGCTGAGGTGGATCATCAGTGCAACAATGAGAAACTTGGTTCTAATTTTGCATCCCCTTCATCTTATATTTGTTTAGATAGTTGTATCACCAGAGGCGATGACAAATCTCAGTTCGCGAGCTGGGTCACCTTTTCATATCCTATTTTGAAGAGTGCTATCTTAGAGTTTAAGGTTTCAGATTCCATGAATTTACTCAAATTACAGATTAGAAATTCCATTGTACAAATTTCTCATGATCAGGGGGAAGACAATTCTGGTAGCAGCACCATTCCAAGCATTTCAAGTTCAGTCTCAGTTGAAGCGGCTTCAATGGATTTAATTGGCAGTAAGAGTGGGTCTTATTCTTGCGATTTTGCCATTGACCCGCTTTGGCCACTTTGTATCTTTGAACTTAGGGGAAAATGCAATAATCCCGAGTGTTCCTCTCAACATGTTAGAGACTATTCTTCTGGCAGTAGAATGGACATGACATTGGATAAAGATG ACAAAGTTGGATTACCAACTCAAGGACAGATATCCTCGGCTAAAAGAACTCTTACCAAGTCGCTTGACTGCCTTAGTTTGGCTCCGCCAACTTATTTGGTTGGCTTGGATGTTCTGAAAGCTGATCTGCAGTCATGTAAATCCATTCTAAGTCACGAGTACAGTCAACTGTGGGTGAAGTGCTTCAGTCTTTCCGTTGTTCTCTCAAGTCATCTGCCCACTGATCTGCCATTTGATGAGCCGTTATTTCATGGCGCTAATGCTCGTGTTGAGGTCCAGGGTTGTTGGAATAAGCGATCACTTTATTTTCAGAGCAGAATTGGATCATTG GGTCCATGCAAGGAACTATCTGCTGATTATGACCAGATTGTAGAGATGGCTCTTCTTAATCTCAGCCAGGAGGCTAATAAAATGAAGGGAAGGTTACAG GCTCTTAAACTCCTTGCTCGAGCTTTGGAAGCCAACCCTATGTCAGCAGTTGTCTGGATCGTTTACCTGTTACTTTACTATAGCAGTCAGAAGTCTATTGGAAAGGATGACATGTTCAAAATTGCG GTTGAGCACGCTGAAGGCTCTTACGAACTCTGgcttttatttataaatagtcGAACACAGCTGGATGAGAGGTTGGCTGCGTATGATGCTGCACTCGTGGCCCTGTGTCGCCATGCATCTGCATCTGATAGAAAAGCTCTTTTTGCCAGTGATGgcatattagatatatttttgcAGATGATGAATTGTCTCTGCATGTCTGGGAATATTGCTACAGCCATTGATAAAATTAATGAGCTGTATCCCACAGAAGAGAAATCTGATAGCCCACTCAGACCATCTCTCCCTGATATCATTACATGCTTAACCATTTCTGATAAATGTATTTTCTGGGTCTGTTGCGTCTACATGGTTGTGTACAGGAGGCTTCCTATTACTGTTCTGCAGCGGTTTGAATATCAGAAAGAACTTTCTTCCATAGATTGGCCATCTGCTGACTTGACCTTTGATGAGAAGCAGCGTGGTGTCTCTTTGATGGAATTAGCAGTAGATTCTCTAGCATTATACATCGATAGAGAGTCTCTCGAAGATGAAGCAAATCTCAGGGCAGCACACCTGTTTTCGGTCAATCACGTTAGATGTGTAGCGGTGCTTAAGGGTTTAGAATGTAGTAGGAGTTTGTTAGAGAACTATGTCACGTTGTATCCATCATGTCTAGAACTTGTTTTGATGTTAGCTCGGGCAGAGCATGATTTTGTAGATGGAACTTTTGAAGGTTTTGAAGATGCTATAGATAACTGGTTTGAGGAAGTTCCTGGAGTGCAATGTATTTGGAACCAGTATGTCCAATGTGCACTTCAAGATAAGAAAAGAGATTTTGTTGAGGGATTAATGACTCGATGGCTCCAGTATTCATGGAAACACAAATACTCTCAAAATAGCTGTCTGGACACAGTAGATAGTGACAACTCCCAGTCTTTACCACAGACTGCTTCAGTATCTGATATTGCTGTTCTCTTTTCCAATTCTAGCCAGAATGATATTGTATTTGGGATGCTGAATTGTTCCATCTATAGGCTATTACAAAATGATTACACTGAAGCTCAATTAGCTATTGATAAGGCATTGGAGGCTGCTTCTGCTGAGAATTACAGTCACTGTGTGAGAGAACGTCTCTTGTTCCTGACTGCAGATAGTTTGCACAAAGATGGGCAAGCATTGAGACTTCTGTCTGGTTATTTGGCTAATAAGCGTGCTTCGATCATGTCTGAGCCATTGTCCAGACAATTCATCCAAAGAATTAATAAGCCTAGAGTCCGGCAGCTAGTTAGCAAATTGTTATGTCCGGTGTCATTGGAGCCTTCCGTGGTGAACACAGTTCTGGAAGCATGGTATGGTCCATCTCTCTTACCTGAAAAGAAAGACGAACTCACTAACTTTGTTGACACGGTTGAGAGCTTAATGGAGATACTACCTTCCAACTATCATCTGGCAATTTGCGTATGCAAGCAGTTAACCAGAACCTCAAGTGCAGATATTGCTTCTGACGGCGTCTCTTTTTGGGGAAGTGCTCTCTTGATAAGTGCATTATTTCAGGCGGTTCCTGTGGCACCAGAATATGCATGGGTAGAAGCTGCAGATATTTTGCATGATCTTACAGGTTGCCGGTCCCTATCTATCAGTTTCCTGAAGAGAGCTTTGTCTATACATCCATTCTCTATAATGCTTTGGAAATCTTATCTCAGTTTGTCAGAGGCTGAAGGAAATTCAGAATCTGTAAAAGAAGCAGCAATAGCAAAAGGCATTAAACTCCGGTGA
- the LOC132060167 gene encoding uncharacterized protein LOC132060167 isoform X2, giving the protein MEDQRELVINNRMKNPSDERERRGDNNNNNNNSSGSKEEGELSASDNDDQNVCSTDHLTSSDAAPLEQQVHIDTVNENSPNTQAEKCTSSKMSCSIDVPSRTPQESAHLKSSKKNQGNFVPFLISFSDDSGSDCENSGQKKISVSKNKTLAAGKCFKPPAPAPRRPQKLQKITRNEAKLMPNKGAVSHKVSSLVTKTNGGTYGNARPLHSMRNFNNLNKVATLDHGKRETVHLNSSKLHDLRQLIAIRENQLNLEKLQNTKKSTSASSRDRNLVNKRNFMVRASRETTCDNLQELKEPDKKRQKIVSPNPSWGISNSQEIMSMVIESEKCALKDSDQLKRADHSSHGGKYPSCSVLPGQLKQKEYQGSSSSTNPSLTLQDGINAVTNHNQSSSNSSKEIASKAANNLKKVGSGLAGVNVTEKSDSNPVRSNENTQKPAPGGNIIAASTHGAGSNAGANVESLNFPSFWNFCDKLNINGSSSIDLQSLLNLEELQDKELEEAQEYRRKCEIEERNALKSYRKAQRALLEANARCLHLYSRREQYSAQLRDLMMGNPNLLLSSASPDKTGIGLDTLPAISDVNLHLIPNSSCAVQPMVDFNNQHRSNLVVHPNNVALENVPSVQEHYALASDPCSEPDCITFKPHKEDNDINDMCSPSEDVNMSQNEDEGTFLFEDKSAENHLDYRGKEKSRVDMDKNATNASEGQSAMDSSQDSLLLEASLRSQLFERLRMKTLCQKASPQESLEAVAEGRAENNELVGRVVIDDRLCSDSERENEPQQGSDLQGRDMMSTMFKMPAEVDHQCNNEKLGSNFASPSSYICLDSCITRGDDKSQFASWVTFSYPILKSAILEFKVSDSMNLLKLQIRNSIVQISHDQGEDNSGSSTIPSISSSVSVEAASMDLIGSKSGSYSCDFAIDPLWPLCIFELRGKCNNPECSSQHVRDYSSGSRMDMTLDKDDKVGLPTQGQISSAKRTLTKSLDCLSLAPPTYLVGLDVLKADLQSCKSILSHEYSQLWVKCFSLSVVLSSHLPTDLPFDEPLFHGANARVEVQGCWNKRSLYFQSRIGSLGPCKELSADYDQIVEMALLNLSQEANKMKGRLQALKLLARALEANPMSAVVWIVYLLLYYSSQKSIGKDDMFKIAVEHAEGSYELWLLFINSRTQLDERLAAYDAALVALCRHASASDRKALFASDGILDIFLQMMNCLCMSGNIATAIDKINELYPTEEKSDSPLRPSLPDIITCLTISDKCIFWVCCVYMVVYRRLPITVLQRFEYQKELSSIDWPSADLTFDEKQRGVSLMELAVDSLALYIDRESLEDEANLRAAHLFSVNHVRCVAVLKGLECSRSLLENYVTLYPSCLELVLMLARAEHDFVDGTFEGFEDAIDNWFEEVPGVQCIWNQYVQCALQDKKRDFVEGLMTRWLQYSWKHKYSQNSCLDTVDSDNSQSLPQTASVSDIAVLFSNSSQNDIVFGMLNCSIYRLLQNDYTEAQLAIDKALEAASAENYSHCVRERLLFLTADSLHKDGQALRLLSGYLANKRASIMSEPLSRQFIQRINKPRVRQLVSKLLCPVSLEPSVVNTVLEAWYGPSLLPEKKDELTNFVDTVESLMEILPSNYHLAICVCKQLTRTSSADIASDGVSFWGSALLISALFQAVPVAPEYAWVEAADILHDLTGCRSLSISFLKRALSIHPFSIMLWKSYLSLSEAEGNSESVKEAAIAKGIKLR; this is encoded by the exons GATCAAAATGTTTGTTCCACTGATCATCTTACGAGCAGTGATGCTGCTCCACTGGAGCAGCAGGTTCACATTGACACAGTGAATGAGAATTCTCCGAATACCCAGGCAG AAAAATGTACGTCCAGCAAAATGAGTTGCTCGATTGATGTGCCTTCTAGAACTCCTCAAGAATCAGCTCATCTGAAGAGTTCTAAAAAGAATCAGGGGAATTTTGTACCATTTTTGATAAGCTTCTCAGATGACAGTGGCAGTGACTGTGAAAATTCTGGACAGAAGAAGATTTCAGTAAGTAAAAACAAAACATTGGCTGCGGGTAAATGTTTTAAACCACCAGCACCTGCTCCTCGAAGACCTCAGAAATTGCAAAAGATTACTAGAAATGAGGCAAAGTTGATGCCAAACAAAGGGGCTGTAAGTCACAAAGTTTCTTCTTTAGTGACCAAAACTAATGGAGGCACTTATGGAAATGCTAGGCCCTTGCATAGTATGAGAAACTTTAACAACTTAAATAAGGTAGCGACCCTTGACCACGGGAAAAGAGAAACTGTACATCTGAATTCTAGTAAACTGCATGATTTGCGCCAATTGATCGCAATTCGCGAGAATCAATTGAATCTTGAGAAGTTACAGAATACCAAAAAGTCAACTTCAGCTTCATCTAGGGATAGAAATCTCGTCAATAAAAGGAATTTCATGGTGAGGGCATCCAGAGAAACTACTTGTGATAATTTGCAAGAACTAAAAGAACCAGATAAGAAACGCCAAAAAATTGTTTCACCAAATCCAAGTTGGGGTATCTCAAACTCCCAAGAAATTATGTCTATGGTCATAGAATCAGAGAAGTGTGCATTAAAGGATTCCGATCAACTAAAACGAGCTGATCACAGCAGTCATGGGGGAAAATACCCATCTTGCTCAGTCCTTCCTGGACAGTTGAAACAAAAAGAGTATCAGGGCTCTTCTTCGTCAACAAATCCATCTCTCACTCTGCAAGATG GTATAAATGCCGTAACGAATCACAATCAGAGTTCCAGCAATTCGTCAAAAGAAATTGCAAGTAAAGCTGCCAATAACTTG AAGAAAGTGGGTTCTGGGCTTGCTGGTGTTAATGTAACTGAAAAAAGTGACAGCAATCCAGTCAGATCTAATGAAAACACACAGAAGCCCGCTCCAGGTGGTAACATTATTGCAGCCTCTACCCATGGTGCAGGCAGCAATGCTGGGGCCAATGTT GAATCTCTGAACTTCCCGAGCTTTTGGAACTTCTGTGACAAGCTAAATATTAATGGAAGTAGCAGCATAGACTTACAATCATTGTTGAATTTAGAAGAACTTCAAGATAAGGAACTGGAAGAAGCACAGGAATATCGCCGCAAGTGCGagattgaagaaagaaatgctcTGAAATCTTACCGAAAGGCTCAAAGGGCCTTGCTTGAAGCTAATGCTAGATGCTTACACCTATACAGTAGAAGAGAACAATATTCAGCCCAGCTTCGAGATCTTATGATGGGAAATCCAAATCTGTTACTGTCTTCTGCGTCTCCTGACAAAACTGGAATTGGGTTGGACACCTTACCTGCAATTTCTGATGTTAATTTGCATTTAATTCCCAATTCAAGTTGTGCAGTGCAgcctatggttgactttaacaATCAACATAGATCCAATTTAGTTGTCCATCCAAATAATGTCGCTCTTGAAAATGTCCCCAGTGTTCAAGAGCATTACGCTTTGGCATCTGATCCCTGTAGTGAGCCTGATTGTATCACATTCAAGCCTCATAAGGAAGACAATGATATAAATGACATGTGTTCCCCTTCTGAGGATGTCAATATGTCTCAAAATGAGGATGAAGGGACATTTCTGTTTGAAGATAAATCTGCAGAAAACCATTTGGACTATCGAGGAAAGGAAAAATCCAGAGTTGACATGGACAAGAATGCGACCAATGCATCAGAGGGGCAATCAGCAATGGATAGTTCTCAGGATTCTTTACTCCTTGAAGCATCTTTGCGCTCTCAGCTATTTGAAAGACTAAGGATGAAAACTTTGTGCCAGAAGGCGAGCCCACAAGAGAGCCTGGAAGCTGTAGCTGAAGGAAGAGCAGAAAATAATGAGCTTGTGGGAAGGGTGGTAATAGACGATAGATTATGCTCCGATTCAGAGCGAGAGAATGAGCCACAGCAAGGTTCTGACTTGCAAG GTCGTGACATGATGAGTACGATGTTTAAGATGCCCGCTGAGGTGGATCATCAGTGCAACAATGAGAAACTTGGTTCTAATTTTGCATCCCCTTCATCTTATATTTGTTTAGATAGTTGTATCACCAGAGGCGATGACAAATCTCAGTTCGCGAGCTGGGTCACCTTTTCATATCCTATTTTGAAGAGTGCTATCTTAGAGTTTAAGGTTTCAGATTCCATGAATTTACTCAAATTACAGATTAGAAATTCCATTGTACAAATTTCTCATGATCAGGGGGAAGACAATTCTGGTAGCAGCACCATTCCAAGCATTTCAAGTTCAGTCTCAGTTGAAGCGGCTTCAATGGATTTAATTGGCAGTAAGAGTGGGTCTTATTCTTGCGATTTTGCCATTGACCCGCTTTGGCCACTTTGTATCTTTGAACTTAGGGGAAAATGCAATAATCCCGAGTGTTCCTCTCAACATGTTAGAGACTATTCTTCTGGCAGTAGAATGGACATGACATTGGATAAAGATG ACAAAGTTGGATTACCAACTCAAGGACAGATATCCTCGGCTAAAAGAACTCTTACCAAGTCGCTTGACTGCCTTAGTTTGGCTCCGCCAACTTATTTGGTTGGCTTGGATGTTCTGAAAGCTGATCTGCAGTCATGTAAATCCATTCTAAGTCACGAGTACAGTCAACTGTGGGTGAAGTGCTTCAGTCTTTCCGTTGTTCTCTCAAGTCATCTGCCCACTGATCTGCCATTTGATGAGCCGTTATTTCATGGCGCTAATGCTCGTGTTGAGGTCCAGGGTTGTTGGAATAAGCGATCACTTTATTTTCAGAGCAGAATTGGATCATTG GGTCCATGCAAGGAACTATCTGCTGATTATGACCAGATTGTAGAGATGGCTCTTCTTAATCTCAGCCAGGAGGCTAATAAAATGAAGGGAAGGTTACAG GCTCTTAAACTCCTTGCTCGAGCTTTGGAAGCCAACCCTATGTCAGCAGTTGTCTGGATCGTTTACCTGTTACTTTACTATAGCAGTCAGAAGTCTATTGGAAAGGATGACATGTTCAAAATTGCG GTTGAGCACGCTGAAGGCTCTTACGAACTCTGgcttttatttataaatagtcGAACACAGCTGGATGAGAGGTTGGCTGCGTATGATGCTGCACTCGTGGCCCTGTGTCGCCATGCATCTGCATCTGATAGAAAAGCTCTTTTTGCCAGTGATGgcatattagatatatttttgcAGATGATGAATTGTCTCTGCATGTCTGGGAATATTGCTACAGCCATTGATAAAATTAATGAGCTGTATCCCACAGAAGAGAAATCTGATAGCCCACTCAGACCATCTCTCCCTGATATCATTACATGCTTAACCATTTCTGATAAATGTATTTTCTGGGTCTGTTGCGTCTACATGGTTGTGTACAGGAGGCTTCCTATTACTGTTCTGCAGCGGTTTGAATATCAGAAAGAACTTTCTTCCATAGATTGGCCATCTGCTGACTTGACCTTTGATGAGAAGCAGCGTGGTGTCTCTTTGATGGAATTAGCAGTAGATTCTCTAGCATTATACATCGATAGAGAGTCTCTCGAAGATGAAGCAAATCTCAGGGCAGCACACCTGTTTTCGGTCAATCACGTTAGATGTGTAGCGGTGCTTAAGGGTTTAGAATGTAGTAGGAGTTTGTTAGAGAACTATGTCACGTTGTATCCATCATGTCTAGAACTTGTTTTGATGTTAGCTCGGGCAGAGCATGATTTTGTAGATGGAACTTTTGAAGGTTTTGAAGATGCTATAGATAACTGGTTTGAGGAAGTTCCTGGAGTGCAATGTATTTGGAACCAGTATGTCCAATGTGCACTTCAAGATAAGAAAAGAGATTTTGTTGAGGGATTAATGACTCGATGGCTCCAGTATTCATGGAAACACAAATACTCTCAAAATAGCTGTCTGGACACAGTAGATAGTGACAACTCCCAGTCTTTACCACAGACTGCTTCAGTATCTGATATTGCTGTTCTCTTTTCCAATTCTAGCCAGAATGATATTGTATTTGGGATGCTGAATTGTTCCATCTATAGGCTATTACAAAATGATTACACTGAAGCTCAATTAGCTATTGATAAGGCATTGGAGGCTGCTTCTGCTGAGAATTACAGTCACTGTGTGAGAGAACGTCTCTTGTTCCTGACTGCAGATAGTTTGCACAAAGATGGGCAAGCATTGAGACTTCTGTCTGGTTATTTGGCTAATAAGCGTGCTTCGATCATGTCTGAGCCATTGTCCAGACAATTCATCCAAAGAATTAATAAGCCTAGAGTCCGGCAGCTAGTTAGCAAATTGTTATGTCCGGTGTCATTGGAGCCTTCCGTGGTGAACACAGTTCTGGAAGCATGGTATGGTCCATCTCTCTTACCTGAAAAGAAAGACGAACTCACTAACTTTGTTGACACGGTTGAGAGCTTAATGGAGATACTACCTTCCAACTATCATCTGGCAATTTGCGTATGCAAGCAGTTAACCAGAACCTCAAGTGCAGATATTGCTTCTGACGGCGTCTCTTTTTGGGGAAGTGCTCTCTTGATAAGTGCATTATTTCAGGCGGTTCCTGTGGCACCAGAATATGCATGGGTAGAAGCTGCAGATATTTTGCATGATCTTACAGGTTGCCGGTCCCTATCTATCAGTTTCCTGAAGAGAGCTTTGTCTATACATCCATTCTCTATAATGCTTTGGAAATCTTATCTCAGTTTGTCAGAGGCTGAAGGAAATTCAGAATCTGTAAAAGAAGCAGCAATAGCAAAAGGCATTAAACTCCGGTGA